A single genomic interval of Zunongwangia sp. HGR-M22 harbors:
- a CDS encoding response regulator transcription factor: MKYTIIIADDHAMFIDGVKSILNDEENIDVKLTATNGEQVLKYLQINTDEAIDLVITDLSMPGMDGIALNSAIKKEFPNVKTLVVSMSEDGETIKQLTETGLEGYISKNSEKRELLNAITTILDGGTYFSARIKQVLMDTMLETRKKPVVKLTKREKEVLKLIAKEYTTQEIADELFLSKHTIESYRKNLISKLQVRNLAGLTRYALENGILE; the protein is encoded by the coding sequence ATGAAATATACTATAATTATTGCCGACGATCATGCCATGTTTATTGATGGTGTAAAAAGTATTTTAAACGACGAAGAAAATATAGATGTAAAACTTACCGCTACTAATGGCGAACAGGTGTTGAAGTATTTACAGATAAATACAGATGAAGCAATAGATTTAGTAATTACAGATCTTAGTATGCCAGGAATGGATGGTATCGCATTAAATTCAGCAATTAAAAAGGAATTCCCGAATGTGAAAACCTTGGTCGTTAGTATGTCGGAAGATGGAGAAACAATAAAGCAACTTACCGAAACAGGTTTAGAGGGATATATTTCTAAAAATTCTGAAAAGCGAGAATTATTAAACGCAATTACAACCATTTTAGATGGAGGGACTTATTTCTCGGCACGTATTAAACAAGTTTTGATGGATACAATGCTTGAAACTCGTAAAAAACCAGTGGTGAAATTAACCAAAAGAGAAAAAGAGGTTTTAAAATTAATAGCCAAAGAATATACTACTCAAGAAATTGCAGATGAACTTTTTTTAAGCAAGCATACTATAGAAAGTTATCGTAAAAATCTAATATCAAAATTACAGGTGCGTAACTTAGCAGGTTTAACTCGTTATGCGCTTGAGAATGGTATTTTAGAATAA
- a CDS encoding tetratricopeptide repeat-containing sensor histidine kinase, producing MSFKKIFFWLFFGILFQLHAQDEDINFRSFSNLPSGVPIKYYNHLKTAKNPLNRLFYLDTISQIFKISGSVDSLLVYGQKIQQESKLLNNSSLQNKFEQLGLYYEAIGKRDIGLLDEAIASFIKGMEISGEAEINAFLKLGLAETYFLKRDRDKTVLYLNQIKNPSQNLKLAFSIDALKIDVAILDKDFDEAQKLVLEVLQHKKINNFLALQLRVEIANAQITSLTGNQEKAIQMFQQTKQKALEFSLYDLYIKSVLAEGSLYIRMEDYQMAEFALSTAYANTINWNRLELQRDIINLLVVLYKARDNYKNAYSLMTQKESITRSIAKKQNQRLVRDIELKYETLKKEQEINKLQKEQLKKEAEIDHQRTTKNAFLIGFLVILIPIILLLIVYYQKLQTQSLLNKKQEDLNKKEVQALLQKQELDLTKTSIKAQNEERNRIARELHDSIGGNLAAIKLQMNNGNSSSKELTIIGQLDATYQQVREISHSLIPKEFEEQAFSSLIKSYLDKLRGTESLDIEFSAYPEARINKVPEKMQVTLFNICKELVTNAIKHSEASLVSIQIIMPEEEYSLSLLYDDDGVGFNTEGNFKGIGFRNITQRVQEYNGTIAIDSAKNRGTVISIEFPKIKFTEE from the coding sequence ATGAGCTTTAAGAAAATCTTTTTTTGGCTATTTTTTGGAATACTTTTTCAACTCCATGCCCAAGATGAAGATATTAATTTCCGGTCTTTTTCAAATTTACCCAGTGGTGTACCTATTAAGTATTATAACCATTTAAAAACCGCAAAAAATCCGTTAAACAGATTATTTTACCTAGATACTATTTCTCAGATTTTCAAAATTTCAGGAAGCGTAGATTCATTATTAGTTTATGGGCAAAAAATACAACAAGAATCTAAATTATTAAATAACTCGTCACTTCAGAATAAATTTGAGCAGTTAGGACTGTATTATGAAGCTATTGGCAAAAGAGATATTGGCCTTTTAGACGAGGCTATAGCCAGTTTTATAAAAGGAATGGAAATTTCAGGAGAAGCTGAAATTAATGCTTTTTTAAAATTAGGCTTGGCTGAAACCTATTTTTTAAAAAGAGATCGTGATAAAACGGTTTTATATTTAAATCAGATAAAAAATCCTTCACAAAATTTAAAGCTAGCATTTTCTATAGATGCTTTAAAGATAGATGTAGCCATTCTCGATAAAGACTTTGATGAAGCACAAAAATTAGTGTTAGAAGTGCTTCAGCATAAAAAAATCAACAATTTTTTAGCCTTACAGTTACGGGTTGAAATTGCAAATGCACAAATTACGTCTTTAACCGGTAATCAGGAAAAAGCAATACAAATGTTCCAACAAACTAAACAGAAAGCTCTAGAATTTAGTTTGTACGATTTATATATAAAAAGTGTTTTAGCAGAAGGTAGTCTTTACATCCGAATGGAAGATTACCAAATGGCAGAATTTGCATTGAGTACAGCCTACGCCAATACTATAAATTGGAATCGGTTAGAATTACAACGCGATATAATTAATTTATTAGTGGTATTGTATAAGGCTCGTGATAACTATAAAAATGCATATAGTTTAATGACGCAAAAAGAATCGATTACTCGCTCCATAGCTAAAAAGCAAAATCAACGTTTAGTTAGAGATATCGAGCTTAAATATGAAACCTTAAAAAAAGAGCAAGAGATTAATAAATTGCAAAAAGAGCAATTAAAAAAAGAAGCAGAAATTGATCATCAAAGAACTACAAAAAATGCTTTTTTAATTGGATTTCTGGTGATTTTAATACCAATAATACTCTTGTTAATTGTGTATTATCAGAAATTACAGACACAAAGCTTGTTAAACAAAAAACAAGAAGATTTAAATAAAAAAGAAGTACAAGCCTTATTGCAAAAACAAGAATTAGATTTAACCAAAACAAGCATTAAGGCGCAAAATGAAGAACGTAATCGAATAGCTAGAGAATTACATGATAGCATTGGTGGTAATCTTGCGGCCATAAAATTACAGATGAATAATGGAAATAGCTCTTCAAAAGAACTAACTATTATAGGTCAATTAGATGCTACCTACCAACAAGTACGCGAAATCTCGCATAGCCTAATTCCAAAAGAGTTTGAGGAACAAGCATTTAGCAGTCTTATTAAAAGTTACTTAGATAAACTAAGGGGAACCGAAAGTCTGGATATCGAATTTAGCGCATATCCCGAAGCAAGAATTAATAAAGTTCCTGAAAAAATGCAGGTTACGCTTTTTAATATTTGTAAAGAGTTAGTAACAAATGCAATAAAGCATTCTGAAGCTAGTTTGGTTAGTATACAGATAATTATGCCTGAAGAAGAGTATAGCCTTTCTTTATTATATGATGATGATGGGGTTGGATTTAATACTGAAGGTAATTTTAAAGGCATCGGTTTTAGAAATATTACTCAGCGTGTTCAAGAATATAATGGAACAATTGCTATAGATAGTGCTAAAAATAGGGGGACTGTCATAAGCATTGAATTTCCCAAAATAAAATTTACTGAAGAATAA
- a CDS encoding potassium channel family protein translates to MNIIIVGAGKTGKHVIEAALKDRQNVYVIEKDESIANRAATNYDCVVINADATNPDTLKEAKAEEANAIIVTTNDDAVNSLVILLAKKMGIKRLVSSVNNDDLLPVFDQLGIDTVESPYRLNGKYLYRAMLGPNVKEFLDLGDGYELLEMMVEKNSKISNQYIKSLSKEKILPSDSLVVLIKRNNQVIIPEGDTRIFVNDILVVLSRKNVVAEISRIFGHSS, encoded by the coding sequence ATGAATATTATAATAGTTGGGGCTGGAAAAACAGGAAAACATGTAATTGAAGCAGCTTTAAAAGATCGGCAAAATGTATATGTTATTGAAAAAGATGAATCAATTGCTAATCGTGCGGCTACTAATTATGACTGTGTGGTGATTAATGCCGATGCTACCAATCCAGATACATTAAAAGAAGCAAAAGCTGAAGAAGCTAATGCAATAATTGTAACTACTAATGATGATGCTGTAAATTCACTGGTAATTTTGCTTGCTAAAAAAATGGGAATTAAACGATTGGTAAGTTCAGTTAATAATGATGATCTTCTACCTGTTTTTGACCAATTAGGTATTGATACCGTAGAGAGTCCTTACCGTTTAAATGGCAAATATCTTTATCGCGCAATGCTTGGGCCAAATGTGAAAGAATTCTTAGATTTAGGAGATGGATATGAGCTATTAGAAATGATGGTCGAAAAAAACTCAAAAATTTCTAATCAGTACATTAAATCCTTATCCAAAGAAAAAATCTTACCATCAGATTCCTTAGTAGTTTTAATAAAGCGAAACAATCAGGTTATTATACCTGAAGGAGATACAAGAATATTTGTAAACGATATCCTTGTGGTGCTATCCAGAAAAAATGTTGTAGCCGAAATTTCAAGAATATTTGGACATAGCTCCTAA
- a CDS encoding carboxylesterase/lipase family protein: MKQLLFFTLIFCNVFVSAQNSTEIKVEGGFIKGYNENNLTIFKGIPFAAPPVDELRWKAPQPVKKWEGIKNTTNFAHSPFQPGNPVAGKSEDCLYLNVWTPAKSNDENLPVMVWIYGGGFSFGSSAEPVCDGSSLAKKGVIVVSIAYRVGPLGFLAHPELSKETQSNISGNYGLLDQIAGLKWVQNNIKSFGGNPNNVTIFGESAGGISVSMLCASPLAKGLFKGAISQSGGSFGPTRKTTYPGENMKTLKQAEADGVEYLKKADVSSIEKLRELPADDLPMGMGMGSNWPIVDGYVIPDAQYELYKEGDFNDVPVLIGYNSDEGASFSREKTPQQYIENVQTRYGKFSDKLIEAYPVSENKVPKTARDLTRDAAFGWHTWKWANLQSQKGNTNVFYYYFDKHPEYPKDSPQYGYGSPHGQDIAYAFMNLEVVNKGDISASDKKLAELMGTYWTNFAKYGNPNSPSVPEWPSFSKNNPKVMYLDANPHLGPVPSENSLKVLDDYFEWRYTPEGKIWGEITKINKRW, encoded by the coding sequence ATGAAGCAGTTATTATTTTTTACTTTAATATTTTGTAATGTATTTGTTAGCGCTCAAAACTCTACTGAAATTAAAGTTGAAGGCGGATTCATTAAAGGCTACAACGAAAACAATTTAACTATTTTTAAAGGTATTCCGTTCGCAGCTCCTCCAGTTGATGAATTACGTTGGAAAGCTCCACAACCCGTAAAAAAATGGGAAGGTATAAAAAACACTACTAATTTTGCGCATTCTCCCTTTCAGCCCGGAAATCCTGTTGCGGGAAAAAGTGAAGATTGCCTTTATTTGAATGTTTGGACACCTGCCAAAAGTAATGACGAAAATTTACCGGTTATGGTATGGATTTATGGAGGAGGTTTTAGTTTTGGAAGTAGTGCAGAACCTGTGTGCGATGGTTCTTCTCTTGCAAAAAAGGGAGTGATTGTAGTATCTATAGCTTATAGAGTAGGCCCGTTAGGATTTTTAGCTCACCCTGAATTAAGCAAAGAAACTCAATCCAACATCTCTGGAAATTATGGGTTATTAGATCAAATCGCCGGATTAAAATGGGTTCAAAATAATATTAAAAGTTTTGGTGGAAACCCGAATAATGTCACCATTTTCGGAGAGTCTGCCGGAGGTATTTCTGTTAGTATGTTATGTGCCTCTCCCTTAGCTAAAGGCTTATTTAAAGGAGCTATTTCACAAAGTGGAGGTTCGTTTGGTCCTACTCGAAAAACTACGTATCCGGGTGAAAATATGAAAACGCTTAAACAAGCAGAAGCGGATGGAGTTGAATACTTGAAAAAAGCAGATGTATCTTCTATTGAAAAACTTCGAGAATTACCCGCAGACGATTTACCTATGGGAATGGGTATGGGAAGTAACTGGCCCATAGTTGATGGTTATGTTATTCCGGATGCTCAATATGAATTATATAAAGAAGGAGACTTTAATGATGTTCCGGTTTTAATTGGTTATAATTCTGATGAAGGAGCTTCATTTTCAAGAGAAAAAACTCCGCAACAGTATATAGAAAACGTTCAAACTCGATATGGTAAATTTTCAGATAAACTTATTGAAGCTTATCCGGTTTCTGAAAATAAAGTTCCTAAAACAGCTAGAGATTTAACACGTGACGCCGCTTTTGGTTGGCATACTTGGAAGTGGGCCAATTTGCAATCTCAAAAAGGGAATACCAATGTATTTTATTATTATTTCGATAAACATCCGGAGTATCCAAAAGATTCTCCACAATATGGATATGGCTCTCCTCACGGGCAAGATATAGCTTATGCTTTTATGAATTTAGAGGTGGTAAATAAGGGAGACATTTCAGCTTCAGATAAAAAATTAGCTGAACTCATGGGAACCTATTGGACCAACTTTGCAAAATACGGGAATCCGAATAGCCCATCGGTTCCAGAATGGCCTAGCTTCAGTAAAAATAATCCAAAAGTGATGTATTTGGATGCTAATCCGCATTTAGGACCTGTACCAAGTGAAAATTCGTTAAAAGTTTTAGATGACTATTTTGAATGGAGATATACTCCTGAAGGAAAAATTTGGGGAGAAATCACTAAAATAAATAAACGCTGGTAA